In one window of Gouania willdenowi chromosome 8, fGouWil2.1, whole genome shotgun sequence DNA:
- the LOC114468917 gene encoding protein kinase C and casein kinase substrate in neurons protein 3 — MSTPQTENSPEDANNRSFWMPGNYHSTVRRTEDAFQACSDIITCFQERARVERQYAVQLSEWSHKWKPVVDASPLYGSLLKAWQCFLSSADQLTSLHASICRSVASEDSDRVRTWQKDSFQKKLFGGFKESQDTETGFVRAQKPWAKRLKKLDKARRAYHKVSRKEQAARERESRADGNPDVTIDRQKKLQEEREVAQQEADKVRSRYEKVLEETNRYAPRYMEEMESIFDQSQEEERKRIVFLKQAFLSIHKHLDVTTNESVKAIYSELHNTLMAIDEQEDLRWWKNTHGPGMPTDWPHFQEWTPDKKTKKGKKEVEKKVPLEKAVMMGGVRVRALYDYVGQETDELSFKAGEEFLKMEDEDDQGWCRGMKDDGWEGLYPANYVEVV, encoded by the exons cCTGGGAACTATCACAGCACGGTGAGGAGAACTGAAGACGCCTTCCAGGCCTGCAGTGACATCATAACGTGTTTCCAGGAGCGAGCACGTGTGGAGCGTCAGTACGCTGTTCAGCTCAGCGAGTGGAGCCACAAGTGGAAACCAGTGGTCGACGCCA GTCCTCTCTACGGGTCTCTGCTGAAGGCGTGGCAGTGTTTCCTGTCCTCGGCGGATCAGCTGACCTCTTTGCATGCTTCCATCTGCCGCTCCGTGGCGTCTGAGGACAGCGACCGGGTCCGAACCTGGCAGAAGGATTCCTTCCAAAAGAAGTTGTTCGGAGGCTTCAAAGAGTCCCAGGATACCGAGACGGGCTTCGTACGCGCTCAGAAGCCGTGGGCCAAACGACTGAAAAAG CTGGATAAAGCCAGAAGGGCGTACCACAAGGTGAGCCGCAAAGAGCAGGCGGCGCGAGAGAGAGAGTCACGCGCTGACGGAAACCCGGACGTGACCATCGACAGACAGAAGAAGTTGCAGGAGGAGCGTGAGGTCGCTCAGCAGGAGGCGGACAAG GTCCGATCCCGCTATGAGAAGGTCCTGGAGGAAACGAACCGCTACGCTCCTCGCTACATGGAGGAGATGGAGTCCATCTTCGACCAATCACAGGAGGAGGAGCGCAAGAGGATTGTGTTTCTCAAACAGGCCTTTCTGTCCATCCACAAACATCTGGACGTGACCACCAATGAGAG TGTGAAGGCCATCTACAGCGAGCTCCACAACACGCTGATGGCCATCGATGAGCAGGAGGACCTTCGCTGGTGGAAAAACACCCACGGGCCTGGAATGCCGACCGACTGGCCTCACTTCCAG GAGTGGACACCTGACAAGAAAACCAAGAAAGGGAAGAAAGAGGTGGAAAAGAAAGTCCCATTAGAGAAGGC TGTGATGATGGGAGGAGTCAGAGTCAGAGCTCTGTATGATTACGTTGGCCAGGAAACGGATGAGCTGTCCTTCAAAGCAG GTGAAGAGTTTCTGAAGATGGAGGATGAGGACGACCAAGGCTGGTGTCGGGGGATGAAGGACGACGGGTGGGAGGGTCTTTACCCAGCCAACTACGTGGAGGTGGTCTGA